Genomic DNA from Bacillus kexueae:
TTTCATTTGCTCCTGCAATGTTTTTGGACAGTCTTCGTCATGCTGCAATGACACTTCACATTTTTGCTTAATCGAGATCAAATCTTGCAAAACCGAATCATGTAAATCCCTTGCCAACATGGAACGCTGCTTCTCTTCAAGAGAATAAATGACACGGTTATACCAAACAGGACTCTTTCCTTCCTGCTTTAATTGCTCTAAATGACTCATTAAACTTTCGATTTTTAAGAAATTCGATAAAGTAACATTCGTATAATATGCTAGAGCATTCAGCCATGATTTTTCATCTACCGTTAAGCGAGGAGTATTCATTTTAGATAAACAGATTAAAATATAATACTCTCCGACAGATTCACCAATATTGAGGACGAATCCTTTGTCGACCTCAACAATCTTACCTGTATCTTCACAAGCTTCCGCGATTTCACGACGGTAACGTTCTATGACATCTGTATAGTGAAGCTGATCGACTTTTACAGGCTCAAAATTACGGTCAACCGTAATAAACGATACGCTACTCACTAATAAAACGTCCGTAATTTCCTGCTTTAACCCATCGATGACCTCTGTCAGTGAATTCGCATCCCGTAGCTTATTAGTAAACTTAAATAGACTATCCTTATAATTGTATTTTTCTGAAAAACGCTTCAGCTGAAATTTATTATCTAGCAACTCTTTAACATTAAACGTAATAAAGAGTAATAGAAAAAGAAACACATAAGTTCGAATAGTAAACTCAGTAGGGCCGATATCTCTATTCGTAATAGCAATAATCACTCCGAATATTGCAGGAACAATACTCAAAAGTGCATAATAACGGAATCTACCTAACAAGAACTCAATATCATATACCTTCGTTGCTAAAAACTGATAGACCAGTGAAAATGGTATGATAAGGAGAAAGGCAACTAAATAGGCAGGGCTAAAAAAAGAAATCCTGAAAAAACTATAGGGAATGACATAGAAAAGTAAGAAAGGAGCAAACGCTAACACATTAGAAATTATAATTATTCTAATCATGTATTTCTGAGCTTTGTACCTTACCTTTCTAATCCCAATTCCAATGAATGTGTATGTTAATAAGAATAAAAATAAAAATGAAAGTAGATGGAAAACCATTATATTTATCTGAGCTTCTTGATCAGTAAAAACCTGATAAATCAAGAATGCAGAAATAGCATTAAGAAATACAATAAAGTAAGAAAATTTAATATAATATTTACTAAACCAAATAGTTCCAATTTCATTAAAATAAGTGTAAATATAATGAAGGTATATTACTGGAGTTCCAATAAAAAATACTACATTTAAATATTTCGATAATAAATCTCCTCTTGATGATGCCCCTGCACTTAAATGAGCTAATGAAATATTTAATAAAAAGATAATTAGAATTATAGAAGATTTACTTTGAGCATTATTAGTGCTTTTATAGATGTAATAACAACAAAAAACAGCAAAAAGTAATAAACTTAGTGGAACTAAATAATGGAAAACTATTTGTACATCAAATTCAGTTTTTATTTCATAAAAGTGTACACTTCCATCAGGTTTTTGTACTTTCAAACTAGAAAGTTGTTCTAGTTTCCTTAAATATATAATAGTTTTATGTTTTTCAGGATCTTCATTGTTTACTTCTAAAACAATATCCCCTACTTTTAGTCCTTTTCTATCTCCATATGCCCCTTTTTCAACATCTTGAATAACAAAATTACCATTTGTATCTTTTAATACAAATATGCCAATGAATTGATTTTGTAAGATATGATAGGAAAAATACACTACTAATATAAACGTTATAGTTAGTAGAGTATAAAATAACTTTGTGAAATCTCGCATGATATACAAAATAGCTTTTGATTAACCCCAATATTTTCTTAAAGTTTCTTCCGCTTCATCCATAACTTCACGAATTAATGTTAAAATTGCATAATCATCCATTTTCACTGCAAAACTTGCCTTACCTTCTAATACTGCCGCTAATTCCATTTTGTTTTCAGTAAAATAGCTAATCATTTTTTCCATTTGTAACCACTCCTATATTCATCATTTTTTCTTTTTTTATCATAAAGACTTGTTTTATTGTTTGTAATTCTTCTTTTGAAACATTGAGTAAGCTGGCTCTTCCGATTAATACGGCAACCAACTCTTCGGGATGCTTATGTAAGTGATGGACTATTTGTGCTATCCTCATCTTTCGACCTACCTCACATTCTAGTTCTTTTTAACCCCCTTTCACCTGTATTATACAAAAAAATTGTTTACTTTGGAAAAAAATCTTAGATTTCCTATATGAATTTTTTATTAATCGTAAGCCATGGTGATGGCTTACGATTTTGTTAGAGCATGAGCTACTTTAATGCATAGATCCATTATGACTGTTGCACCATTTTCCTTCAACAAGTTATAGGCTTCTTCGTTGTATACTCCTTGTTGAGCCCAAAAGACGTCTGCATCAATTTCGACAAACTCTTTTGCCACATCAACTAAATGTTCTGAACGTCGGAAAACGTTTACGATATCGACATGTCCTTCAATCTCTTTCAAAGAAGAAACCGCCTTAACTCCTAACACTTCATCAACCATAGGGTTTACTGGAATAATTTCATAACCAGCGTCTTGCATTGCTTTGGTAACCATATAAGAGGTTCTTTCTGGTTTATCAGATAACCCCACCACAGCAATTCGTTTTGATCGATTTAAAATCGATTTGATTTCTGATTGACTCGGGTTTTGAAATACCATTTTTCACACCACCTTCCTTCCCTTCCATTATACGGTTATTATTGTGTGATTCCAATTGTTAGACATTTTCGAATCCCCTTTTCATCCAAACTGAAATTTAGTAATATATTATCGCACTGTACGTGGAGGATTTTGATTTTGTCATGTACAATATAAGTAGAATCTAATTAAAGGGGAAAAAACATGATTTATGCACTCATTGTTGTTCTTGCTTATTTAATCGGCTCGATCCCATCTGGATTAATCGTAGGAAAATGGGGGTACGGTGTTGACATCCGTGAACATGGTAGCGGTAATTTAGGAGGTACAAACACATTCCGAACACTCGGAGTGAAGGCAGGCCTCATCGTAACCATTTCAGATATTTTAAAAGGTACTCTCGCTGCTGCACTTCCGTTATTTTTTGGTGTTGAAGCTAACTTTCATCCGCTTCTAGCAGGAATCATAGCAGCAGTTGGACACATGTATCCAATTTTTGCAAACTTTCGTGGAGGAAAAGCAGTTGCCACTTCTGGCGGAGTGTTACTCCTTCATAGCCCATTATTATTCATATCAACGTTAGCTGTATTTTTTCTCATTTTATATATCTCAAAGTATGTTTCTTTATCATCAATGCTAACGGGCGTTTACGCTGTTATTTATAGCTTATTTACGAAAGATATACCTTTAATTATCGTTGTCAGCATACTTGCATTTTTCGTCATTTACCGACACAGAGCAAACATTAAACGGATTCTCAATAAAACTGAACCGAAAGTAAAATGGCTTTAAAAAACGAGGGAAGTAACCCTCGTTTTTTTGTGGCCTTTTTGCAGTTTAAGAAGTCTCCATGTTAGAAGTACAACCTGGTGAATTCGACTTTAATTTTAGAATATTTCTTTTTTTCGACAAAAACGGTACTATAAAAGAGAGAACTAAAAAAGGAAGTGCGTTATGAAAAAAATTGCCGCTATAATCTTTTTAATAAGTATTGTTCTTTTGTTTGGAGTAATTGCTTTCCAAACATCTGAATCAAATCCTTTTTCAACAAAAAAAGAAAGCGCAGAGTTACCAACTAGAGCTCTCGCATCAGAAACAAAATCCTTTCATTCTTCCATTACGATTGCCGCTATAGGTGATATTTTAATTCATCGTCCGGTATATGAAGATGCAAAAGCGCAAGATGGGTCTTATAATTTTAAGCCGATGATTGAAAATGTAATGCATCTATTATCGGAGCCAGACTTTACAATCGCCAATCAGGAATCCATTATTGGTGGAACTGAAATAGGATTGTCCTCATACCCTTCTTTTAATAGCCCTTATGAAGTTGCAGATGCATTTAAAGAGGCAGGGGTAGATTTAATGACAATGGCGAATAACCATACGCTTGACAGAGGGGAAAAAGCAATCTTAAATGCAATATCCCATTACAACAAGATTGGCATGCATTATGTAGGTAGTTATGAAAGTGAACAAGACGCAAATACCTTGCGTATCATAAATGTACAAGGTATTAAATTAGGCTTTTTATCTTATACATATGGAACGAATGGCATTCCCGTACCAAAAGGGAAAAACCATTTAGTATCCTTAATTGATCAAGAAAAAATAAAACAAGATCTTCAAAAGCTGAAAAGTGAATCGGATGTTATTATCGTCAACATGCATTGGGGGCTAGAGTATCAGAGCTACCCTTCCAATGAACAGAAAGAGTTAGCGAAATTTTTGGCGAACGAAGGAGCTCACGTCATCATCGGCCATCACCCTCATGTCCTTCAACCGATGGAATGGATAGAGAATAATGCTGGAGATAAAAGTATCGTCATATACTCATTAGGTAACTTCTTATCTGCACAAAAAGGAAATGGTAAGGATGTAGGCGGGGTATTTACATTAACAATTGAGAAAAATATTACATCAAATGTGAACACAATCACATTGAAGAATCCGACATTGATTCCGACTTTTGTCTCTAGCCAACATAGTCGAAACTATCGTGTAGATGAACTGGAAACCATTAACTCAAACCTTTATCAAGAAGTAATAGCCCATATGAACCAATGGATTGATGATAGCGTATCCATTTTTTCAAAGTAAGTAGTATTCATTGAATTCTTCCTTTCTACCTCTGTATAATGGGGGTAAGAGGTGAAGAAAAATGAATTTAATCGTAACGAAAGAAGCAGCTAATTGGTACAAAAATGAGTTTCACCTAGAGAACGGCGATACTTTGCGTTTTTTTGCTCGATATGGTGGTTGTAGTAACGTGCAAAAAGGGTTTTCTCTCGGTGTAGCAAAGGATGAACCCGTGGACATCGCAACTCAAACGAAAGAAGAAGGCATTACCTTCTTTATCGAAGAAAAAGACCTTTGGTATTTTGATGAAAAAGATTTAACCGTAAACTATGATGCAACGTTAGATGAACCAACGTTCATGATTGAATAAAAAGAAAGCTTGCGTTTTCGCAAGCTTTTCTGCTTTTAGAAGTAATTCCTTTTCAAGTTAAATCTTTGAATTTGTTCTTGTAAACCATATTTCATTAAAATTTCGTATTGTCTTTCCCCTAGTAAATCAAAATGAGGATACCCTTTATAGTAGTGAATCCATTCAGGCTTTAAGCTGTTTTCTATTCCCCATTTAATGAGTTGATTAACATCTGCACAACCAACCTTCGTTACCGTGTGATATTTCGGAAAACGTTCGTCATACCAATAATGTGTTAAAAACGAAATTTCCCCTTTTTGCACATTCTGTTTCCATTTTTCCAATTCATCACGTTTAATCCCAAATGCCATGCTTATTCCTTCTTCATTGCTTCTTCATAGGCTTTATGCCAATCCGGGAAAGCTTTTTTAATGGAAATAGGCTTAAATGTTTCTTTTCTAACGCATACATGCTGTGAAGTACTTTGAATAGCCAATTCTCCACTCGGCGTATAGATTTCATAACCATATACAACCTTCAAACCATTATATTCTTCAATCCACGTATGAATAACTGCCGTGTCACCATATTTTAACGGCTTCTTATATTGAATATGTACATCGATGACAGGTGATAATACCCCTTCTTCCTCCATAGCTGCGTATGAAAACCCTAAATCTTTGATGAGCTGTGTACGGCCAACTTCCATCCATACTAAATAATTTGCATGGTAAACAACACCCATTTGATCGGTCTCAGCATAACGAACATCAATCTCTTTTTTTGAAACGAACATACACAACCTCTCCTAACTACTGTTTCTCTCTTTCCTCTCTATCTTATCGAAAGAGTTTGCCAATCTCAACTTTTTAAGATTCGACAATATATTAGAAATTAGAATAAAAATAAGAGCTGGACCGCCAGCTCTTATTTCTCATCATTATTTCGAAAACCTGATTCACGATCGGTCGCTTCGTCTCTAATTTCTTCACGTAGGGATTGGATGCTCTCTTCACGGCGTGCATTTTTAGCTTGAATACGCTCTCTTTCTTCTTCATCCGCATAGCGTAATGTTTCTTCTGCTTCTTCGATGTTTTCTAGTGTATTTTGCACGATTGATTGAAGCTTTTCAACGTTGTCAGAACGATCATCTGGATTTGGTTTGTAATTTGGCATCATCATCATCCTTTCTATTATTGGTACAGATTTAGTATGTACAAAATGCAAGGAAATATTGCTACTCTTTTTGTTTACATAATATATTTATGCCAAACAAAAAGAGAGAGTAGAAAAACTACTCTCCCTTTGTTTGTATCACTTGAGCATGTTGATTGGATTTATCGGCCATTTGTTTTCCTTTATTGCTTGAAAAACCTCTTGGTTTTGTCCCTTGGTGATTAGGATTAAAATGGGACTGCTTGTCGTTTGAATTTGTCATCATCCTCGCCTCCTACTTGTTAGGATGATGCAAACAAACTCAAAACATGAATGGAAATCATTATATTTTAGCTAAGTTTTTCGAGAAATCGCTTTTCTAACCTTTTTTCAATCCTTTCTTCTAACTCATCCAACATACGTTGATCATTTAAAATTTTTTTCTTATTTTCACGGACAAGCTCTTCAAAAGTTGGTTTATGTCTTTTCATTTAGAGTCCCTCTTTCGCAATAATTTTACTTAAATTATACATAATTTTCTGACTTTTAAACCTCGACGTTTGTGAACATTTATTGACATTATAACCAATTTTCAAATTTTTCAAACATAAGTATCCATCTCGTTTCAGAAATATAAAAAAGGTGCGTCATAGCACCTTGAAACAAAACGATAAGATTTATAAGTTGCTTTTCTCTTTCATGACATCTAAGGTCATCGGGCCTACCACTTTATCCATAATTCTCCCTTCTTCATCTAAAAAATAAGAAGTAGGATAAGTTAGAACTTCATATCCACTATTTGCTT
This window encodes:
- a CDS encoding histidine kinase, translated to MYFSYHILQNQFIGIFVLKDTNGNFVIQDVEKGAYGDRKGLKVGDIVLEVNNEDPEKHKTIIYLRKLEQLSSLKVQKPDGSVHFYEIKTEFDVQIVFHYLVPLSLLLFAVFCCYYIYKSTNNAQSKSSIILIIFLLNISLAHLSAGASSRGDLLSKYLNVVFFIGTPVIYLHYIYTYFNEIGTIWFSKYYIKFSYFIVFLNAISAFLIYQVFTDQEAQINIMVFHLLSFLFLFLLTYTFIGIGIRKVRYKAQKYMIRIIIISNVLAFAPFLLFYVIPYSFFRISFFSPAYLVAFLLIIPFSLVYQFLATKVYDIEFLLGRFRYYALLSIVPAIFGVIIAITNRDIGPTEFTIRTYVFLFLLLFITFNVKELLDNKFQLKRFSEKYNYKDSLFKFTNKLRDANSLTEVIDGLKQEITDVLLVSSVSFITVDRNFEPVKVDQLHYTDVIERYRREIAEACEDTGKIVEVDKGFVLNIGESVGEYYILICLSKMNTPRLTVDEKSWLNALAYYTNVTLSNFLKIESLMSHLEQLKQEGKSPVWYNRVIYSLEEKQRSMLARDLHDSVLQDLISIKQKCEVSLQHDEDCPKTLQEQMKEIHEGLNNAILMTRETCNELRPQVLYDLGLQKALEKLASQYETLGAFHVQVNTSRLKIPNNLDLQLSLYRIVQELFANARKHSEAKTIKLMLISIKEKIVLHYEDDGVGADQNSLFIRDNSMGLSGIRERVKTLNGSMEIQTKPGEGFSVVIEI
- the comX gene encoding competence pheromone ComX — encoded protein: MRIAQIVHHLHKHPEELVAVLIGRASLLNVSKEELQTIKQVFMIKKEKMMNIGVVTNGKND
- a CDS encoding CoA-binding protein, with the translated sequence MVFQNPSQSEIKSILNRSKRIAVVGLSDKPERTSYMVTKAMQDAGYEIIPVNPMVDEVLGVKAVSSLKEIEGHVDIVNVFRRSEHLVDVAKEFVEIDADVFWAQQGVYNEEAYNLLKENGATVIMDLCIKVAHALTKS
- the plsY gene encoding glycerol-3-phosphate 1-O-acyltransferase PlsY; protein product: MIYALIVVLAYLIGSIPSGLIVGKWGYGVDIREHGSGNLGGTNTFRTLGVKAGLIVTISDILKGTLAAALPLFFGVEANFHPLLAGIIAAVGHMYPIFANFRGGKAVATSGGVLLLHSPLLFISTLAVFFLILYISKYVSLSSMLTGVYAVIYSLFTKDIPLIIVVSILAFFVIYRHRANIKRILNKTEPKVKWL
- a CDS encoding CapA family protein; this encodes MKKIAAIIFLISIVLLFGVIAFQTSESNPFSTKKESAELPTRALASETKSFHSSITIAAIGDILIHRPVYEDAKAQDGSYNFKPMIENVMHLLSEPDFTIANQESIIGGTEIGLSSYPSFNSPYEVADAFKEAGVDLMTMANNHTLDRGEKAILNAISHYNKIGMHYVGSYESEQDANTLRIINVQGIKLGFLSYTYGTNGIPVPKGKNHLVSLIDQEKIKQDLQKLKSESDVIIVNMHWGLEYQSYPSNEQKELAKFLANEGAHVIIGHHPHVLQPMEWIENNAGDKSIVIYSLGNFLSAQKGNGKDVGGVFTLTIEKNITSNVNTITLKNPTLIPTFVSSQHSRNYRVDELETINSNLYQEVIAHMNQWIDDSVSIFSK
- a CDS encoding HesB/YadR/YfhF family protein, yielding MNLIVTKEAANWYKNEFHLENGDTLRFFARYGGCSNVQKGFSLGVAKDEPVDIATQTKEEGITFFIEEKDLWYFDEKDLTVNYDATLDEPTFMIE
- a CDS encoding acyl-CoA thioesterase, whose amino-acid sequence is MFVSKKEIDVRYAETDQMGVVYHANYLVWMEVGRTQLIKDLGFSYAAMEEEGVLSPVIDVHIQYKKPLKYGDTAVIHTWIEEYNGLKVVYGYEIYTPSGELAIQSTSQHVCVRKETFKPISIKKAFPDWHKAYEEAMKKE
- the tlp gene encoding small acid-soluble spore protein Tlp; its protein translation is MMPNYKPNPDDRSDNVEKLQSIVQNTLENIEEAEETLRYADEEERERIQAKNARREESIQSLREEIRDEATDRESGFRNNDEK
- a CDS encoding acid-soluble spore protein N, encoding MTNSNDKQSHFNPNHQGTKPRGFSSNKGKQMADKSNQHAQVIQTKGE
- a CDS encoding FbpB family small basic protein, whose translation is MKRHKPTFEELVRENKKKILNDQRMLDELEERIEKRLEKRFLEKLS